In Caproicibacterium amylolyticum, a genomic segment contains:
- a CDS encoding replication-associated recombination protein A — protein MAAPLADRIRPQTLDQIVGQRHLLGEGRPLRRIIESGEIPNLVFYGPSGVGKTTLASIIAKRTKKHLCKLNGTSASTADIREVVSKVGTLEAVNGILLYLDEIQYFNKKQQQTLLEFIENGDITLIASTTENPYFYVYNAILSRSTVFEFKTVAPEEIVPAVERAFHILSEEQGKPVEAEEAALHRIAFACGGDVRKAMNAAELCTLAAPETDGVLHVSAQLAAELTQSSAPRYDREGDEHYDIVSAYQKSMRGSDPDAALHYLARLLAAGDLPSACRRLMVCACEDVGLAYPQIIPIVKAAVDAAQMVGLPEARIPLADAVILVCQAPKSNTGEASIDAALTDVQAGKIGSVPRQLQNKHYDGEDAARKGQFYKYPHAFPNHWVAQQYLPNILQGTVYYTPGDNKFEQSFATYWERVKGKKPQAQK, from the coding sequence ATGGCTGCACCGCTTGCGGACCGCATCCGCCCGCAGACACTGGACCAAATTGTCGGTCAGCGTCATCTGCTTGGGGAAGGCAGGCCGCTTCGCCGCATTATCGAAAGCGGAGAAATTCCCAATTTGGTGTTTTATGGCCCCTCCGGAGTAGGCAAAACAACGCTGGCTTCCATTATTGCAAAGCGTACGAAGAAGCATTTGTGCAAACTCAACGGTACCTCGGCTTCTACAGCGGATATCCGGGAGGTTGTTAGTAAAGTTGGCACGCTGGAAGCGGTCAACGGAATCCTGCTGTATCTGGATGAGATCCAGTATTTTAACAAGAAACAGCAGCAGACCCTGCTGGAGTTCATTGAAAACGGAGATATTACGCTGATTGCATCCACAACAGAAAATCCATATTTTTACGTCTATAATGCAATTCTCAGCCGTTCCACTGTATTTGAGTTTAAAACGGTGGCACCGGAAGAAATCGTTCCGGCAGTCGAGCGGGCATTCCACATCCTTTCAGAAGAACAGGGAAAACCTGTAGAAGCGGAAGAAGCGGCACTGCACCGCATTGCGTTTGCCTGCGGCGGCGATGTGCGCAAGGCAATGAACGCGGCAGAATTGTGCACTTTGGCAGCGCCGGAAACAGACGGTGTGCTGCACGTTTCAGCACAGCTTGCCGCTGAACTGACGCAAAGCAGCGCTCCACGCTATGACCGCGAGGGGGATGAGCATTACGATATTGTTTCTGCTTACCAGAAGTCCATGCGCGGTTCCGACCCGGATGCGGCTCTGCATTATTTGGCGCGGCTGCTGGCAGCGGGCGACCTGCCCTCTGCCTGTCGCAGACTGATGGTCTGTGCCTGCGAGGATGTGGGGCTTGCTTATCCGCAGATTATTCCTATTGTCAAAGCGGCAGTGGATGCAGCGCAGATGGTTGGTCTGCCGGAGGCACGTATTCCGCTTGCGGATGCGGTGATTCTGGTTTGCCAGGCACCCAAAAGCAACACTGGGGAAGCGTCGATTGATGCGGCGCTTACGGATGTGCAGGCCGGAAAAATCGGTTCGGTTCCGCGCCAACTGCAGAACAAACACTATGACGGCGAGGATGCGGCGCGCAAGGGACAGTTTTATAAGTACCCGCACGCTTTTCCAAACCATTGGGTAGCGCAGCAGTACCTGCCCAACATTTTGCAGGGAACGGTGTACTACACGCCGGGTGACAACAAGTTTGAACAGTCGTTTGCCACTTACTGGGAGCGTGTGAAAGGGAAAAAGCCTCAGGCACAAAAGTAG
- a CDS encoding flavin reductase, which translates to MKNESLFSLTYGMYAIGVTDGMKPSACIVNTVTQAANQPNMLTISMNRRNYSYECIRRNGLFTVSVLSEDTSGAVIGALGFNSGRNGNKLDNIRYKMLREGVPVIKENSCCWFLCKAVDSMETPTHTVFLAEILAGSDKTVGKPMTYEYYHRVIKGNAPKSAPTYQEPTPDLSGNDGESFICRVCRYVYDDPITPFEELPEDWVCPICGAPKSAFQRKGNTK; encoded by the coding sequence ATGAAAAATGAATCGCTCTTTAGTTTAACATACGGAATGTACGCAATAGGTGTGACCGATGGTATGAAACCTTCTGCCTGCATTGTGAATACAGTTACGCAGGCGGCAAATCAGCCTAATATGCTGACAATCAGTATGAACCGCCGCAATTACAGCTATGAATGTATTCGCCGCAATGGTCTGTTTACCGTCAGTGTTTTAAGTGAGGACACTTCCGGTGCAGTCATTGGCGCTTTGGGGTTTAACTCTGGCCGCAATGGCAACAAGTTGGACAACATCCGCTACAAAATGCTGCGCGAAGGAGTACCGGTCATTAAGGAAAACAGCTGTTGCTGGTTTCTTTGCAAAGCGGTGGATTCCATGGAAACACCAACGCATACGGTGTTTTTAGCGGAGATTCTTGCGGGAAGTGACAAAACTGTCGGTAAGCCGATGACGTACGAATATTATCATCGTGTGATTAAAGGAAACGCGCCCAAGAGCGCCCCGACCTATCAGGAACCAACACCGGACCTTTCCGGCAATGATGGCGAAAGTTTCATTTGCCGCGTTTGTCGGTATGTCTATGACGACCCGATTACACCTTTTGAGGAACTGCCGGAAGACTGGGTTTGTCCTATCTGCGGTGCACCAAAGTCCGCGTTTCAGCGAAAGGGAAATACCAAGTAA